In the Wyeomyia smithii strain HCP4-BCI-WySm-NY-G18 chromosome 2, ASM2978416v1, whole genome shotgun sequence genome, one interval contains:
- the LOC129721073 gene encoding probable cytochrome P450 9f2 isoform X1 has translation MPLIQLLSHESVAAYHPYEFRFFFLVKQISRLETVVLIGRTQKMDPLIVLAILGIGVLIYLYIAEKYRFFKYRNMPYVKPTFLLGNTAPVLFKRSNLLQHLQYIYDEYPESKIIGLFDFLKPVMMIRDPDAIKRIGVKDFDHFTDHTPVFTSPEMEDVGGESLFGNSLFSMRGQKWRDMRTTLSPAFTGSKIRQMFELVSTCAESAADFFLTEAKAGRKLEYEMKDVFTRFGNDVIASVAFGIKVDSLRERENDFYVKGKAMLNFTTPMTLLKVILFRVAPALTRWMKIDISNPNLLAYFKGMILDNMHQREVHGIVRNDMIQMMMQLRKGAAQQQNEDPEPKDAGFAAVDEIPVKKSAHNREWTENELIAQCFLFFLAGFESVSTCLAFVCYELLANLDVQQKLYEEILSTDKQLEGKPLTFEALQKMPYMDMVVSETLRMWPPAPVIDRFCVKDYVFDDNAGTRVKIDKWQTLWFPIAALHRDPQYYPDPYKFNPERFSEENRDNINPAAYLPFGVGPRNCIGSRFALMEVKAIVYNLLKNFTLERTEKTKIPLRLVESIVVMQAKDGIWLELKPRK, from the exons ATGCCCTTAATTCAGCTTTTATCTCATGAAAGCGTTGCCGCTTATCATCCGTatgaatttcgttttttttttctggtcaaACAGATCAGTCGATTAGAAACAGTTGTTCTGATAGGACGTACACAAAAAATGGACCCCCTCATAGTGCTAGCCATACTGGGCATAGGCGTGCTCATATATCTCTATATCGCCGAAAAGTATCGATTCTTCAAATATCGCAACATGCCTTACGTGAAGCCGACGTTCCTTTTGGGCAATACGGCGCCCGTACTGTTCAAGCGAAGCAATCTTTTGCAGCATCTCCAGTACATCTACGATGAATATCCGGAGTCCAA AATCATCGGATTATTCGATTTCCTGAAGCCGGTGATGATGATCCGCGATCCGGACGCGATCAAGCGTATCGGTGTTAAGGATTTCGATCATTTCACCGATCATACGCCGGTCTTCACCAGCCCGGAAATGGAAGATGTTGGCGGGGAAAGTCTGTTCGGTAACTCGCTGTTTTCGATGCGGGGACAAAAGTGGCGCGATATGCGTACGACGTTGAGTCCCGCCTTCACCGGGTCCAAGATACGGCAGATGTTCGAACTGGTGTCGACGTGTGCCGAGTCGGCAGCGGATTTCTTCCTGACGGAGGCGAAAGCCGGTCGAAAGTTGGAGTACGAAATGAAGGATGTCTTCACACGATTTGGCAACGATGTAATTGCCTCCGTTGCGTTTGGTATCAAGGTGGACTCGTTGCGAGAGCGGGAGAATGATTTCTACGTGAAAGGGAAAGCGATGCTGAATTTTACGACGCCAATGACGCTGCTAAAGGTAATATTGTTTCGCGTTGCCCCAGCGCTTACAAGGTGGATGAAGATTGACATTTCAAATCCGAACCTGCTAGCGTACTTCAAAGGCATGATTCTCGACAATATGCATCAGCGTGAAGTGCACGGGATTGTCCGAAACGACATGATACAAATGATGATGCAGCTTCGGAAGGGTGCTGCGCAGCAGCAGAATGAGGACCCCGAGCCGAAGGATGCAGGATTTGCAGCTGTTGACGAGATTCCTGTGAAAAAATCGGCCCACAACCGTGAATGGACCGAAAACGAACTGATTGCTCagtgttttctatttttcttgGCAGGATTTGAAAGTGTCTCCACCTGTCTAGCATTCGTTTGCTACGAATTGCTAGCAAATCTCGACGTTCAGCAGAAGTTGTACGAAGAAATCCTGTCGACGGATAAGCAGCTCGAGGGAAAACCGCTGACTTTCGAAGCTTTGCAGAAAATGCCGTACATGGATATGGTGGTTTCGGAAACGCTTCGCATGTGGCCTCCCGCGCCAGTCATTGATCGGTTTTGCGTCAAGGATTACGTTTTCGATGATAACGCTGGAACTCGAGTGAAGATCGATAAATGGCAAACTTTGTGGTTCCCGATTGCGGCGTTGCACCGCGACCCGCAGTACTATCCCGATCCGTACAAATTCAATCCGGAACGCTTTAGCGAGGAGAACAGAGACAACATAAATCCGGCAGCTTATCTACCCTTCGGTGTGGGCCCAAGAAACTGCATCGGATCGAGATTTGCCCTGATGGAGGTGAAGGCCATCGTTTataacttgttgaagaattttACTTTGGAGCGGacggaaaaaactaaaattcCGCTGCGTTTGGTCGAGAGTATCGTGGTAATGCAGGCAAAAGATGGCATTTGGCTAGAGCTGAAGCCGAGAAAGTGA
- the LOC129721073 gene encoding probable cytochrome P450 9f2 isoform X3 has translation MDGSFLVAAVIGLGLLVYFYVTRRYKYFAQRNVPFVKPMFLLGNGGPILLKKCDLFQNIQNIYDAYPQSKVVGMFDFLQPVLMVRDPDLIKLVAVKDFDHFVDRSPFFTGPDEVEAGGDSILPNVLIALRGQKWRHMRATLSPAFTGSKIRHMFPMVTDCAESIVGFMMADAKTDYDMKDVFSRYSNDVIASVAFGVQVDSFREPDNEFFVKGKGLLNFKKLSTMVKMLTYRFAPAVARRLKIEIFNAELLEAFKKMITDNMQQRESQGIVRNDMVHMLMQVRKGSWQQSTEQADTKDAGFATVEESTVGTKAHTRLWSDNELIAQCFLFFIGAFESISTALTFASYELLMNPEIQQKMYEEIVSTEESLDGKPLSYEVLQKMQYLDMVVSESLRRWPPNPFVDRYCVKEYVYDDGRGGEAKIEKGQIVWFPIIALHQDPQYYPDPYKFDPERFSEANRSKINPAAYLPFGVGPRNCIGSRLALLMVKSILFYLMKHCIFERSEKSTIPLKLVKTIMGPVPEGGVWLKLKPRN, from the exons ATGGATGGTTCCTTCTTAGTGGCAGCCGTTATCGGTTTAGGATTGCTCGTCTATTTCTACGTTACCAGAAGGTACAAATATTTCGCGCAACGGAACGTTCCATTTGTGAAACCAATGTTCTTGCTCGGCAATGGCGGCCCCATATTGCTGAAAAAATGTGATCTGTTCCAAAACATACAGAACATCTACGATGCATACCCACAGTCGAA AGTCGTCGGCATGTTCGATTTTCTGCAGCCGGTGTTGATGGTACGTGATCCTGACCTGATCAAGCTGGTAGCGGTTAAGGACTTTGATCACTTTGTCGATCGATCCCCATTTTTTACTGGTCCGGACGAGGTTGAGGCTGGTGGCGATAGCATCCTGCCGAACGTACTGATCGCTTTGCGAGGTCAAAAGTGGCGTCACATGCGGGCGACCTTGAGTCCGGCCTTCACCGGTAGCAAGATTAGACACATGTTCCCGATGGTGACCGATTGTGCCGAGTCGATTGTTGGATTTATGATGGCCGACGCTAAAACGGACTACGATATGAAGGATGTATTTTCCCGGTACTCTAACGATGTGATCGCTTCCGTGGCTTTCGGAGTGCAGGTCGATTCCTTCCGGGAGCCAGACAACGAATTTTTCGTAAAGGGAAAAGGTTTACTGAATTTCAAGAAACTTTCGACGATGGTTAAAATGCTGACGTATCGTTTTGCTCCTGCAGTGGCGAGGCGGTTGAAAATCGAGATTTTCAATGCGGAATTGTTGGAGGCGTTTAAAAAGATGATTACCGATAATATGCAGCAACGAGAATCGCAAGGGATCGTTCGAAACGATATGGTTCATATGTTGATGCAGGTTCGTAAGGGCAGCTGGCAACAATCGACCGAACAGGCGGACACAAAGGATGCCGGATTTGCAACTGTTGAGGAGTCTACAGTGGGCACAAAGGCGCATACCCGTTTGTGGAGCGACAATGAACTGATAGCACAGTGTTTTCTATTCTTCATCGGAGCTTTTGAGTCCATCTCTACGGCGTTGACATTTGCAAGTTATGAGCTTTTGATGAATCCAGAAATACAGCAAAAGATGTATGAAGAAATTGTTTCTACTGAAGAGTCGCTAGACGGTAAACCTCTATCTTATGAGGTGCTGCAGAAGATGCAGTACCTGGATATGGTTGTTTCCGAATCGCTTCGCCGATGGCCACCGAACCCTTTTGTTGACAGGTATTGTGTGAAGGAGTACGTTTATGATGACGGCCGGGGTGGCGAAGCTAAGATCGAGAAAGGACAGATAGTTTGGTTCCCGATCATTGCTCTGCATCAAGACCCTCAATACTACCCGGATCCGTACAAATTCGACCCGGAGCGGTTCAGTGAGGCGAACCGATCGAAAATAAACCCTGCTGCCTATCTACCTTTCGGTGTTGGACCAAGGAATTGTATTGGATCACGACTAGCTTTGTTGATGGTGAAATCGATCCTGTTCTATCTCATGAAACATTGCATTTTTGAACGGTCGGAAAAGTCCACCATTCCTTTGAAGTTAGTTAAGACCATAATGGGGCCAGTACCCGAAGGGGGTGTGTGGCTAAAGCTAAAACCAAGAAATTAG
- the LOC129721078 gene encoding probable cytochrome P450 9f2 codes for MLEVSLLTVAVCLTLAVLIYRYVTRNYYYFADKPIPFLKPVFGIGNTGPLLFKKRDFFEHFTTLYRSFPDAKVFGFFSMTDPFYMVRDPDMVKKITVKDFDHFVDHTSMSNDEELDNPHMLIANTLVALRGNKWRDMRATLSPAFTGSKMRQMFTLVTECGQSMVQYYREQSSQQGPPVLEMKEVFSRFANDVIATTAFGIQVNSFREQNNVFYTLGKTVSNPTGVLQALKMLGYTLFPKLMFKLNIDFISAEHDKFFRGTVMETMKVREEKNIFRPDMIELLMQAKRGSLKHQTDEPKETTGEGFATVEESQVGKRNHNRVWTDNELIAQAFIFFFAGFETVSMTLSLVAYEITRNPDVQAKLYEEIVRTEADLAGKPLTYEVIQGMKYLDMVISETLRLWPIATLVERKCVKDYLYDDGHGCRFTIEKGKSVFVSAIGLHRDPQYYPEPEKFDPERFSEENRSKINMNTYLPFGIGPRNCIGSRFALMEMKAIVYYLLLNFSFEVHEKTQIPLKFEKSPTRLKPEKGIWVEFRPRASS; via the exons ATGCTGGAAGTTAGCTTGCTTACGGTGGCAGTGTGCCTTACACTGGCCGTACTGATCTATCGCTATGTTACCAGAAACTATTACTATTTTGCCGATAAGCCGATTCCCTTCTTGAAGCCCGTTTTCGGCATTGGCAATACCGGACCGTTGCTTTTCAAGAAGAGagacttttttgaacattttacgaCGCTGTACCGCAGTTTTCCTGATGCGAA AGTTTTCGGCTTCTTCAGCATGACGGATCCGTTCTACATGGTGCGCGATCCGGACATGGTGAAAAAAATTACCGTTAAGGATTTTGACCACTTCGTTGATCACACCTCTATGTCGAACGACGAGGAACTGGACAATCCGCACATGTTGATCGCGAACACGCTGGTAGCGCTGCGTGGTAACAAATGGCGCGATATGCGTGCCACGCTTAGTCCAGCCTTCACCGGAAGCAAAATGAGGCAGATGTTTACCCTGGTGACCGAATGTGGACAAAGTATGGTGCAGTATTACCGGGAGCAGAGTTCACAGCAGGGACCACCGGTGCTGGAGATGAAGGAGGTGTTTTCGCGTTTCGCAAACGATGTAATAGCCACCACGGCCTTTGGAATCCAAGTGAACTCCTTCAGGGAGCAGAATAACGTTTTCTACACACTGGGAAAAACAGTGAGCAATCCAACCGGCGTACTACAAGCCCTTAAAATGTTGGGTTACACCTTGTTCCCAAAATTGATGTTCAAATTAAACATCGACTTCATCAGTGCGGAACATGACAAGTTTTTCCGAGGAACTGTAATGGAAACCATGAAAGTACGAgaggaaaaaaacattttccggCCGGATATGATTGAACTGTTGATGCAGGCCAAGAGAGGAAGCTTGAAGCATCAGACGGACGAGCCGAAGGAAACGACCGGAGAAGGGTTTGCCACCGTCGAAGAGTCCCAGGTGGGCAAAAGAAACCACAATCGTGTTTGGACCGATAACGAATTGATAGCGCAAGCGTTTATATTTTTCTTCGCTGGATTTGAGACGGTTTCGATGACTCTCTCGCTGGTGGCATACGAGATAACGAGGAACCCTGATGTACAGGccaagttatacgaggaaatagTTCGAACTGAAGCGGACCTTGCCGGGAAGCCATTGACCTACGAAGTGATACAAGGTATGAAGTACCTGGATATGGTGATTTCCGAAACACTTCGGCTGTGGCCAATCGCGACGCTAGTCGAACGAAAATGTGTAAAGGATTACCTTTACGACGATGGTCACGGTTGTCGATTTACGATCGAGAAGGGAAAAAGTGTATTTGTGAGCGCCATCGGACTTCACCGTGATCCACAGTATTACCCGGAGCCGGAAAAGTTCGACCCGGAACGGTTCAGCGAAGAAAACCGAAGTAAGATTAATATGAACACATACTTGCCCTTCGGTATCGGGCCAAGAAACTGCATTG GTTCTCGATTCGCTCTGATGGAAATGAAGGCAATCGTTTACTACTTACTGCTGAATTTTAGTTTCGAAGTGCACGAGAAGACTCAAATTCCacttaaattcgaaaaatcaccCACTCGATTGAAGCCGGAAAAAGGAATTTGGGTGGAATTCAGACCGAGAGCTTCCAGTTGA
- the LOC129721073 gene encoding probable cytochrome P450 9f2 isoform X2 codes for MDPLIVLAILGIGVLIYLYIAEKYRFFKYRNMPYVKPTFLLGNTAPVLFKRSNLLQHLQYIYDEYPESKIIGLFDFLKPVMMIRDPDAIKRIGVKDFDHFTDHTPVFTSPEMEDVGGESLFGNSLFSMRGQKWRDMRTTLSPAFTGSKIRQMFELVSTCAESAADFFLTEAKAGRKLEYEMKDVFTRFGNDVIASVAFGIKVDSLRERENDFYVKGKAMLNFTTPMTLLKVILFRVAPALTRWMKIDISNPNLLAYFKGMILDNMHQREVHGIVRNDMIQMMMQLRKGAAQQQNEDPEPKDAGFAAVDEIPVKKSAHNREWTENELIAQCFLFFLAGFESVSTCLAFVCYELLANLDVQQKLYEEILSTDKQLEGKPLTFEALQKMPYMDMVVSETLRMWPPAPVIDRFCVKDYVFDDNAGTRVKIDKWQTLWFPIAALHRDPQYYPDPYKFNPERFSEENRDNINPAAYLPFGVGPRNCIGSRFALMEVKAIVYNLLKNFTLERTEKTKIPLRLVESIVVMQAKDGIWLELKPRK; via the exons ATGGACCCCCTCATAGTGCTAGCCATACTGGGCATAGGCGTGCTCATATATCTCTATATCGCCGAAAAGTATCGATTCTTCAAATATCGCAACATGCCTTACGTGAAGCCGACGTTCCTTTTGGGCAATACGGCGCCCGTACTGTTCAAGCGAAGCAATCTTTTGCAGCATCTCCAGTACATCTACGATGAATATCCGGAGTCCAA AATCATCGGATTATTCGATTTCCTGAAGCCGGTGATGATGATCCGCGATCCGGACGCGATCAAGCGTATCGGTGTTAAGGATTTCGATCATTTCACCGATCATACGCCGGTCTTCACCAGCCCGGAAATGGAAGATGTTGGCGGGGAAAGTCTGTTCGGTAACTCGCTGTTTTCGATGCGGGGACAAAAGTGGCGCGATATGCGTACGACGTTGAGTCCCGCCTTCACCGGGTCCAAGATACGGCAGATGTTCGAACTGGTGTCGACGTGTGCCGAGTCGGCAGCGGATTTCTTCCTGACGGAGGCGAAAGCCGGTCGAAAGTTGGAGTACGAAATGAAGGATGTCTTCACACGATTTGGCAACGATGTAATTGCCTCCGTTGCGTTTGGTATCAAGGTGGACTCGTTGCGAGAGCGGGAGAATGATTTCTACGTGAAAGGGAAAGCGATGCTGAATTTTACGACGCCAATGACGCTGCTAAAGGTAATATTGTTTCGCGTTGCCCCAGCGCTTACAAGGTGGATGAAGATTGACATTTCAAATCCGAACCTGCTAGCGTACTTCAAAGGCATGATTCTCGACAATATGCATCAGCGTGAAGTGCACGGGATTGTCCGAAACGACATGATACAAATGATGATGCAGCTTCGGAAGGGTGCTGCGCAGCAGCAGAATGAGGACCCCGAGCCGAAGGATGCAGGATTTGCAGCTGTTGACGAGATTCCTGTGAAAAAATCGGCCCACAACCGTGAATGGACCGAAAACGAACTGATTGCTCagtgttttctatttttcttgGCAGGATTTGAAAGTGTCTCCACCTGTCTAGCATTCGTTTGCTACGAATTGCTAGCAAATCTCGACGTTCAGCAGAAGTTGTACGAAGAAATCCTGTCGACGGATAAGCAGCTCGAGGGAAAACCGCTGACTTTCGAAGCTTTGCAGAAAATGCCGTACATGGATATGGTGGTTTCGGAAACGCTTCGCATGTGGCCTCCCGCGCCAGTCATTGATCGGTTTTGCGTCAAGGATTACGTTTTCGATGATAACGCTGGAACTCGAGTGAAGATCGATAAATGGCAAACTTTGTGGTTCCCGATTGCGGCGTTGCACCGCGACCCGCAGTACTATCCCGATCCGTACAAATTCAATCCGGAACGCTTTAGCGAGGAGAACAGAGACAACATAAATCCGGCAGCTTATCTACCCTTCGGTGTGGGCCCAAGAAACTGCATCGGATCGAGATTTGCCCTGATGGAGGTGAAGGCCATCGTTTataacttgttgaagaattttACTTTGGAGCGGacggaaaaaactaaaattcCGCTGCGTTTGGTCGAGAGTATCGTGGTAATGCAGGCAAAAGATGGCATTTGGCTAGAGCTGAAGCCGAGAAAGTGA